From Acidipropionibacterium acidipropionici, one genomic window encodes:
- the galE gene encoding UDP-glucose 4-epimerase GalE yields MRILITGGAGYIGSTVGSACEEAGHEVVVLDDLSAGRREFVGDRTFYEGDIADQDLLDRVFSENQIDAVVHCAAKIIVPESVTQPLAYYENNVGKTVKLLQGMARNGVNRILFSSSASIYATDSEFKVTEQSALDPGSPYATTKFMVEYILKDAAHASDLKALSLRYFNPIGSDPKLRTGQQIEHPTHVLGKMIDAWLEKSTFTVTGAEWPTRDGSGIRDFIHVWDLAKAHVAALEHLDEVTAEEPYQVFNIGTGNGVTVKELVEAFQTGTGQPLDVVYGPPRPGDVAGAYTVSHRAKDLLGWTAELTPADGIRDAIAWLPERKKKLGY; encoded by the coding sequence ATGAGGATTCTCATCACGGGCGGAGCGGGATATATCGGATCGACAGTCGGGTCGGCCTGCGAGGAGGCCGGCCACGAGGTGGTGGTCCTCGACGACCTGTCGGCGGGACGCCGCGAGTTCGTCGGCGATCGCACCTTCTACGAGGGCGACATCGCGGACCAGGATCTCCTCGATCGCGTCTTCTCCGAGAATCAGATCGACGCCGTCGTGCACTGCGCGGCCAAGATCATCGTGCCGGAGTCCGTCACCCAGCCCCTGGCCTACTACGAGAACAACGTCGGCAAGACGGTCAAGCTGCTCCAGGGAATGGCGCGCAACGGCGTCAACCGCATCCTCTTCTCCTCCTCGGCCTCCATCTACGCCACCGACTCCGAGTTCAAGGTGACCGAGCAGTCCGCGCTGGATCCGGGCTCGCCCTATGCCACCACCAAGTTCATGGTGGAGTACATCCTGAAGGACGCCGCCCACGCTTCCGACCTCAAGGCCCTGTCGCTGCGCTACTTCAACCCGATCGGCTCGGACCCGAAGCTGCGCACCGGCCAGCAGATCGAGCACCCGACCCACGTGCTGGGCAAGATGATCGACGCCTGGCTGGAGAAGTCCACCTTCACGGTCACCGGCGCCGAGTGGCCCACCCGCGACGGCTCGGGGATTCGCGATTTCATCCATGTGTGGGATCTGGCGAAGGCCCACGTGGCCGCCCTGGAGCACCTCGACGAGGTGACTGCCGAGGAGCCCTACCAGGTATTCAACATCGGCACCGGCAACGGCGTCACCGTCAAGGAGCTCGTCGAGGCCTTCCAGACCGGCACCGGCCAGCCCCTCGATGTGGTCTACGGCCCGCCGCGCCCCGGTGACGTCGCCGGCGCCTACACCGTCTCCCACCGCGCGAAGGATCTGCTCGGCTGGACCGCCGAGCTCACCCCGGCCGACGGCATCCGCGACGCCATCGCCTGGCTGCCCGAGCGCAAGAAGAAGCTGGGCTACTGA
- a CDS encoding peroxiredoxin family protein, which translates to MATTPYPSTHRASARQRLHQQVDQEKARTRKRRRITRIVTAVVSLVVVGLVAFGLWSARATDTTATGQAPAFTLKTTAGRTVSLSDYRGKPVLLYFNEGAGCGACTQQMAEIEKNPGFARAGITVLPIVMNTADQIKPDLAQFGVKTPYLLDDGAVSKAYGVLGKGMHANLPGHGFVLIDADGVQQWKGEYPSMWIDPGTLLKEAKSRL; encoded by the coding sequence ATGGCCACCACACCATACCCAAGCACCCACCGGGCCTCCGCACGGCAACGACTCCACCAGCAGGTCGACCAGGAGAAGGCGCGCACGAGGAAGCGGCGCCGGATCACCCGCATCGTCACGGCTGTCGTGTCGCTCGTCGTCGTGGGCCTGGTCGCGTTCGGCCTCTGGAGTGCGCGGGCCACCGACACCACCGCCACCGGGCAGGCGCCCGCGTTCACCTTGAAGACGACCGCCGGCAGGACGGTCTCCCTGTCCGACTACCGTGGCAAGCCCGTCCTGCTGTACTTCAACGAGGGCGCCGGTTGTGGCGCGTGCACCCAGCAGATGGCCGAGATCGAGAAGAACCCCGGCTTCGCCCGGGCCGGCATCACCGTCCTGCCGATCGTGATGAACACGGCTGACCAGATCAAGCCCGACCTGGCCCAGTTCGGGGTGAAGACGCCCTATCTGCTCGACGACGGGGCCGTGTCCAAGGCGTACGGGGTCCTCGGCAAGGGCATGCACGCCAACCTGCCCGGGCACGGGTTCGTGCTGATCGACGCCGATGGAGTCCAGCAATGGAAGGGCGAGTACCCCTCGATGTGGATCGACCCGGGCACCCTGCTGAAGGAGGCGAAGAGCCGTCTGTGA
- a CDS encoding cytochrome c biogenesis CcdA family protein: MGAQLLVTGSILAAFFAGTVALFAPCCIVFLAPSYLAAAVKNNRWRLLPLTFVFAAGLALVLVPITLGASILAGAIAKYHGPLYWAGGLLMIGLGLLALTGKMWSMPSVLQAPDTTRGDSATFFSLGVFSGIASSCCAPVLVGVMTLSALSSNPIGGLLLGLAFVFGMVIPLLVMALVWDAAHLDQRRWGRARPVTLRVAGRALHTNTVNLVVAIAFIAMGIGVISLADSTTMTGNATWFQRAAGAGVTQFAETVLSWLAPVPDPVLGLGLLALAAVFIWFTLRDRRRPAPARAPGPSGADPTDAAEAPTPSCHDTTDDLHAPRS; encoded by the coding sequence ATGGGTGCCCAACTGCTGGTCACCGGCAGTATCCTCGCGGCCTTCTTCGCCGGGACGGTCGCCCTTTTTGCGCCGTGCTGCATCGTCTTCCTGGCCCCCTCCTACCTCGCGGCGGCGGTGAAGAACAACCGGTGGCGCCTGCTGCCCCTCACCTTCGTCTTCGCCGCTGGCCTGGCCCTGGTGCTGGTCCCCATCACGCTGGGGGCCAGCATCCTCGCCGGGGCGATCGCCAAGTACCACGGTCCGCTGTACTGGGCCGGAGGCCTGTTGATGATCGGGCTGGGCCTCCTGGCCCTGACTGGGAAGATGTGGTCGATGCCGTCGGTGCTGCAGGCTCCGGACACCACTCGCGGTGACTCCGCGACGTTCTTCAGCCTGGGGGTGTTCTCCGGCATCGCCTCCAGCTGCTGTGCTCCGGTGCTGGTCGGGGTGATGACGCTCTCGGCGTTGTCCAGCAATCCGATCGGCGGCCTGCTGCTGGGCCTGGCCTTCGTGTTCGGCATGGTGATCCCGCTCCTGGTGATGGCCTTGGTGTGGGACGCGGCCCACCTCGACCAGCGACGGTGGGGCAGGGCCCGTCCGGTCACCCTGCGGGTGGCGGGCCGTGCGCTGCACACCAACACCGTCAACCTGGTCGTGGCGATCGCGTTCATCGCGATGGGCATCGGGGTGATCTCACTGGCCGATTCCACGACGATGACCGGCAATGCGACCTGGTTCCAGCGCGCCGCCGGCGCCGGGGTGACGCAGTTCGCCGAGACCGTTCTCTCCTGGCTCGCCCCGGTGCCCGACCCGGTCCTGGGGCTGGGCCTGCTCGCCCTGGCCGCGGTCTTCATCTGGTTCACCCTGCGCGACCGCCGCCGACCGGCTCCGGCCCGGGCTCCCGGGCCCTCCGGCGCGGATCCGACCGACGCGGCGGAGGCGCCAACGCCGTCGTGCCACGACACCACCGACGATCTCCACGCACCTAGGAGCTGA
- a CDS encoding multicopper oxidase family protein: MKGTTMERLSRRALLAGGLGLGAVALTACTTKGVPGPGAAPVGPAGAATPSPGQDVEEKSLVARPTTLDLGGPKVATWAYGDTVPGPLIRAKAGDFLRLTLDNQLPADTSIHWHGIRLRNAADGVPGMTQDPVKPGAKFVYEFTAPDPGTYFFHPHVGVQLDRGLYAPLIIDDPRELDGYDAEWVVVLDDWVDGTGRTPDDVLKELTAAGGAASASSNGGISGMGGMDHGAMGSSTGAQPWGDAGDVTYPYFLLNGKVPAAPDTFAAKPGQKVRLRIINAASDTIFTVALGGHRMTITHTDGHPVVPQDVDAFYIGMGERYDAVVTLGDGVFPLVARPFSKTSGGQALGLIRTGAGSAPAVDVSPAELGGQVLIGSRLKPATSAKLATKNPDATAQLSLEGSMQPYQWGINGAPFGKNTPLTLRAGQRLRINVMNMTMMTHPLHLHGHTFALPSGLRKDTVLLGPMEQLPIDLDADNAGKWAVHCHNIYHAEAGMMIGLNYVS; encoded by the coding sequence ATGAAGGGCACCACCATGGAACGTCTGTCACGCCGAGCCCTGCTGGCCGGAGGGCTGGGCCTGGGCGCGGTAGCCCTGACCGCCTGCACCACCAAGGGGGTGCCCGGGCCTGGAGCAGCGCCGGTGGGTCCGGCAGGGGCAGCAACGCCCTCACCGGGACAGGACGTCGAGGAGAAGAGCCTGGTGGCCAGGCCGACCACGCTCGACCTGGGCGGCCCGAAGGTCGCGACCTGGGCCTACGGCGACACCGTGCCGGGGCCGCTGATCCGCGCGAAGGCCGGGGACTTCCTGCGCCTGACCCTGGACAACCAGTTGCCGGCCGACACGTCGATCCACTGGCACGGCATCCGGCTGCGCAACGCAGCAGACGGGGTGCCCGGCATGACACAGGACCCCGTCAAGCCAGGTGCGAAGTTCGTCTACGAGTTCACCGCGCCCGACCCCGGCACCTACTTCTTCCATCCCCATGTCGGGGTCCAGCTCGATCGCGGCCTGTACGCGCCGTTGATCATCGACGACCCGCGCGAACTCGACGGCTACGACGCCGAATGGGTCGTCGTCCTCGACGACTGGGTCGACGGGACCGGCCGCACACCTGACGACGTCCTCAAGGAACTCACCGCCGCGGGCGGGGCGGCCTCCGCCTCCTCCAACGGCGGCATCAGCGGGATGGGTGGGATGGATCACGGCGCCATGGGCTCCTCGACGGGTGCCCAGCCGTGGGGAGATGCCGGCGACGTGACCTACCCGTACTTCCTGCTGAACGGCAAGGTCCCCGCCGCACCGGACACGTTCGCCGCCAAGCCGGGGCAGAAGGTCCGCCTGCGCATCATCAATGCGGCCTCCGACACCATCTTCACCGTCGCATTGGGCGGGCACAGGATGACGATCACCCACACCGACGGCCATCCGGTGGTCCCGCAGGATGTGGACGCATTTTACATTGGCATGGGCGAGCGCTACGACGCGGTCGTCACCCTGGGCGACGGGGTCTTCCCACTGGTGGCCCGACCGTTCAGCAAGACATCGGGCGGCCAGGCCCTGGGCCTGATCCGCACCGGTGCCGGCAGTGCCCCCGCCGTAGACGTGTCGCCGGCCGAACTGGGTGGACAGGTCCTCATCGGCTCCCGGCTGAAGCCCGCCACATCGGCCAAGCTGGCGACCAAGAACCCGGACGCCACCGCGCAACTGAGCCTGGAGGGCTCCATGCAGCCCTACCAGTGGGGCATCAACGGCGCACCGTTCGGCAAGAACACGCCCCTGACCCTCAGGGCCGGGCAGCGCCTGCGGATCAACGTGATGAACATGACGATGATGACCCATCCGCTGCACCTGCACGGCCACACCTTCGCCCTGCCGTCGGGACTGCGCAAGGACACCGTCCTGCTCGGGCCGATGGAACAGTTGCCGATCGACCTGGACGCCGACAACGCCGGCAAGTGGGCTGTGCACTGCCACAACATCTACCACGCCGAGGCCGGCATGATGATCGGCCTCAACTACGTCAGCTAG
- a CDS encoding SHOCT domain-containing protein, giving the protein MDATGGYPGWSMWIVMIAGTAALWTLVFLTIRALYIDRDTHTSPTSARPGGSARSEEVDLLEQRLARGEITVEEYVHLRAQIQVLPGRRPDHRTVET; this is encoded by the coding sequence ATGGACGCGACCGGTGGATACCCCGGGTGGAGCATGTGGATCGTCATGATCGCCGGCACCGCGGCCCTCTGGACCCTCGTCTTCCTGACCATACGTGCGCTCTACATCGATCGGGACACACACACTTCCCCGACCTCTGCCCGCCCCGGGGGATCTGCGAGGTCCGAAGAGGTCGATCTGTTGGAGCAGCGGCTGGCCCGGGGAGAGATCACTGTCGAGGAGTACGTGCACCTACGCGCGCAGATCCAGGTCCTTCCTGGCCGTCGTCCCGACCACCGAACCGTTGAGACATGA
- a CDS encoding response regulator transcription factor translates to MNAAEAEPVAQVLVVDDEKPLAGIVAAYLSREGYRTRLAYTGPDAVAAAQEHAPDVVILDLGLPGMDGVEVCRTIRTFSDCYIIMVTAREDEVDKLIGLTVGADDYMTKPFSMRELVARVQTVLRRPRTPTTSRRPMEEPPRIFGDLRVDVAGREVHLAGVLIDLTPTEFDILATLTSRPKLAFSRRQILDLVWGEGWTGDDHVIDVHVAHLRQKLGDDSTTPRYVRTVRGVGYRVGQG, encoded by the coding sequence GTGAATGCAGCAGAAGCAGAACCGGTGGCCCAGGTCCTGGTGGTTGACGACGAGAAGCCACTGGCCGGCATAGTCGCGGCCTACCTCTCCAGGGAGGGCTACCGGACCCGCCTGGCTTACACCGGCCCCGACGCGGTCGCCGCCGCCCAGGAACATGCCCCCGACGTCGTGATCCTCGACCTCGGTCTACCCGGGATGGACGGGGTGGAGGTCTGCCGCACGATCCGGACATTCAGCGACTGCTACATCATCATGGTCACCGCACGGGAGGACGAGGTCGACAAACTCATCGGCCTGACGGTCGGGGCAGACGACTACATGACCAAGCCGTTCAGCATGCGCGAACTCGTCGCCCGTGTGCAGACCGTGCTGCGCCGCCCCCGCACACCCACCACGAGCAGGCGCCCCATGGAAGAGCCGCCGCGGATATTCGGTGATCTGCGGGTCGACGTCGCCGGGCGCGAGGTCCATCTGGCCGGGGTCCTGATCGACCTGACCCCCACCGAGTTCGACATCCTCGCCACGCTGACCTCCCGCCCCAAGCTCGCCTTCTCCCGCCGCCAGATCCTGGACTTGGTGTGGGGTGAGGGCTGGACCGGAGATGACCATGTCATCGACGTCCACGTCGCCCACCTGCGCCAAAAACTCGGCGACGACTCGACCACCCCCCGTTACGTCCGCACGGTCCGTGGCGTCGGTTATCGCGTGGGCCAGGGATGA
- a CDS encoding sensor histidine kinase gives MRWLRETLAGRLLLGQTLVLVASFLTAGLIASMVGPQIFHVHLVQSGHPANSSELGHIELAYRQASALVLGVALVTSLVCAILVTWLVSRHLRRSMDELTDAARELSRGHYSRRVPAVGRGGELDTFAAAFNSMAARLEDVEATRRRLLSDLAHELRTPIATLSAYHEGLFDGVSELDDDTRAVLTAQTDRLTRLARDIDDVSRAEEGRLRLDRQPHQVAGLIATSVDSIRPRYHDKGVALITDVTTDIDLTVDVDETRLGQVLGNLLTNALRHTPPGGSVTITTRPASDEVAVTITDTGEGLLASQLPHVFERFYRGDTARDRDRSGSGIGLTISKAIIDAHGGTITAHSDGQGQGATFEILLPLSRP, from the coding sequence ATGCGGTGGCTGCGTGAAACCTTGGCCGGTAGGCTCCTGCTCGGTCAGACGCTGGTCCTGGTGGCCAGCTTCCTCACCGCCGGCCTGATCGCCTCGATGGTGGGGCCCCAGATCTTCCATGTCCACCTCGTCCAGTCCGGTCATCCGGCCAACTCCTCGGAACTGGGCCATATCGAACTGGCCTACCGCCAAGCCAGCGCCCTGGTCCTGGGGGTCGCCCTGGTCACCTCCCTGGTCTGTGCGATCCTCGTGACCTGGCTGGTGAGCCGCCACCTGCGCCGGTCCATGGACGAACTGACCGATGCCGCCCGTGAGCTTTCCCGTGGCCACTACTCCCGCCGCGTCCCCGCGGTCGGTCGTGGGGGCGAACTGGATACGTTCGCGGCCGCGTTCAACTCTATGGCTGCCCGGCTCGAGGACGTCGAGGCCACCCGTCGACGGCTGTTGTCCGACCTCGCCCATGAACTGCGTACTCCCATCGCCACCCTCAGCGCCTACCACGAGGGGCTCTTCGACGGGGTTTCCGAACTGGATGACGACACGCGGGCGGTGCTGACCGCCCAGACCGACCGGCTGACCCGCCTCGCCCGCGACATCGACGATGTCTCCCGGGCAGAAGAGGGCCGTCTGCGCCTCGACCGCCAGCCCCACCAGGTCGCCGGCCTGATCGCCACCAGCGTCGACAGCATCCGACCCCGTTACCACGACAAGGGCGTTGCTCTCATCACCGACGTGACGACCGACATCGACCTCACCGTCGATGTCGACGAGACCCGCCTCGGACAGGTCCTCGGCAACCTCCTCACCAATGCACTGCGCCACACCCCACCCGGCGGATCCGTCACCATCACCACACGCCCCGCCTCCGACGAAGTGGCCGTCACCATCACCGACACCGGCGAAGGCCTCCTGGCGTCCCAACTGCCCCACGTCTTCGAACGCTTCTACCGCGGCGACACCGCTCGGGACCGAGACCGCTCCGGGTCCGGCATCGGCCTCACCATCAGCAAAGCGATCATCGACGCCCACGGCGGCACCATCACCGCCCACAGCGACGGCCAGGGGCAGGGAGCCACCTTCGAGATCCTGCTACCACTGTCACGCCCATGA
- a CDS encoding sensor histidine kinase, with the protein MSGSGRAIPNPAPQQRAGNGVRARLTRFTAGRSAAAQEQLSIPGMEEVLNPQVDDGRPQDSERALWLDITIVIFLTVLTVVPYLTAVTIHPSPEYIAALISSAVMVGALTVRRENPLVMMAIIAAGAFTQFLFVPFPVLSILTIPVASYTVARWVAGHEARLVLWFGAAGAFLGPTRWRGALTADYDPSTGAPWVLWFLAVTVCAGLVLTPYAIGRRIREAALIESQQRIAKAQRYRSILAEREQATRVAEERTRNEIARELHDIVAHSLSVMIVQAEGGKALATKKPEKGIEVLDTIADIGRDALVEMRRIVGVLRQDPEEGADYSPSPGLADIPELVDRSGDRITLNVSGRPPEVSQALGLTAYRVVQEGVTNVLKHAGPAARASVIVRYGAASMTIEVVDDGHGGAVQGDGRGHGLQGMRERVTSMGGTLETGPLEEGFRVRAVLPLGPTR; encoded by the coding sequence ATGAGTGGAAGTGGCCGTGCGATCCCGAACCCGGCGCCCCAGCAGAGGGCCGGGAACGGCGTCCGCGCGCGCCTCACCAGGTTCACCGCCGGCCGCAGCGCCGCCGCCCAGGAGCAGCTCTCCATCCCCGGCATGGAGGAGGTGCTCAACCCGCAGGTCGACGACGGCCGCCCCCAGGATTCGGAACGGGCCCTGTGGCTCGACATCACGATCGTCATCTTCCTCACGGTGCTCACCGTGGTGCCCTATCTCACCGCGGTGACCATCCACCCCAGTCCGGAGTACATCGCCGCCCTCATCAGCTCGGCGGTGATGGTCGGGGCCCTCACCGTCCGCAGGGAGAACCCCCTGGTGATGATGGCGATCATCGCCGCCGGCGCCTTCACCCAGTTCCTCTTCGTGCCCTTCCCGGTGCTGTCGATCCTCACCATCCCGGTGGCCTCCTACACGGTGGCCCGCTGGGTGGCCGGCCATGAGGCCCGCCTGGTGCTGTGGTTCGGGGCGGCCGGCGCATTCCTGGGCCCCACCCGCTGGCGCGGCGCGCTGACCGCCGACTACGACCCGTCCACGGGCGCCCCCTGGGTGCTGTGGTTCCTGGCGGTGACGGTCTGCGCCGGCCTCGTGCTCACCCCCTACGCCATCGGCAGGCGGATCCGTGAGGCCGCGCTCATCGAGTCCCAGCAGCGGATCGCCAAGGCCCAGCGGTACCGGTCCATCCTGGCCGAACGCGAACAGGCGACCCGGGTGGCCGAGGAGCGCACCCGCAACGAGATCGCCCGGGAGCTGCACGACATCGTCGCCCACTCGCTGTCGGTGATGATCGTCCAGGCCGAGGGCGGTAAGGCCCTGGCCACCAAGAAACCCGAGAAGGGCATCGAGGTGCTCGACACCATCGCCGACATCGGCCGCGACGCCCTGGTGGAGATGCGCCGGATCGTGGGCGTCCTGCGCCAGGATCCCGAGGAGGGGGCCGACTACTCCCCCTCCCCCGGCCTGGCCGACATCCCCGAACTCGTCGACCGCTCGGGGGACCGGATCACCCTGAATGTCTCGGGACGGCCCCCCGAGGTCTCCCAGGCCCTCGGTCTGACCGCCTACCGGGTGGTCCAGGAGGGCGTCACCAATGTCCTCAAGCACGCCGGCCCGGCGGCCCGGGCGTCCGTGATCGTGCGCTACGGGGCGGCGTCGATGACCATCGAGGTGGTCGACGACGGCCACGGCGGCGCCGTCCAGGGGGACGGACGCGGCCACGGCCTGCAGGGCATGCGCGAGCGGGTGACGTCGATGGGCGGGACGCTGGAGACCGGGCCGCTCGAGGAGGGTTTCCGGGTGCGCGCGGTGCTGCCGCTGGGCCCGACCCGCTGA